In the genome of Campylobacter concisus, one region contains:
- a CDS encoding HP0268 family nuclease: MELKLARAELDAKPKTISLEKIEAAVEKEGQKIFYFDKENTHKQLIALVEHFEEKGLSVYHRTVKYGLDDSDYMYEVHIL, encoded by the coding sequence ATGGAGCTAAAACTTGCAAGAGCCGAATTAGACGCAAAACCAAAAACGATTTCACTAGAAAAGATAGAGGCAGCTGTCGAAAAAGAGGGTCAGAAAATTTTCTATTTTGATAAAGAAAACACACACAAACAACTAATCGCCTTAGTCGAGCACTTTGAAGAAAAAGGGCTAAGCGTTTATCACAGAACCGTAAAATACGGGCTAGATGATAGCGATTATATGTATGAAGTGCATATACTTTAA